The following proteins are encoded in a genomic region of Micrococcaceae bacterium Sec5.8:
- the rsmD gene encoding 16S rRNA (guanine(966)-N(2))-methyltransferase RsmD, with translation MSRIIAGAAGGTALVSVPGSLTRPTTDRVKEALFSRLDAFEVIADARVLDLYAGTGSLGVESASRGAQAVDLVEFDGKASEVCQRNADLVNTVAGRKVVTVHRSKVESFLERTREDARWDLVFLDPPYPLDEPALAAVLAKLLPHLAEGAVVVVERSSRTPEPSWPAGMERFAERKYGETRLWFAEPGVEEEAEDSPASDPEPETGRDS, from the coding sequence ATGAGCCGCATCATCGCCGGCGCCGCCGGCGGAACCGCCTTGGTCAGCGTCCCCGGGTCGTTGACCCGTCCCACCACGGACCGGGTCAAAGAAGCCCTGTTTTCCCGGCTGGATGCCTTCGAGGTGATTGCGGACGCCCGGGTGCTGGATCTCTACGCAGGCACCGGCTCCCTCGGCGTGGAGAGCGCCAGCCGCGGGGCGCAGGCCGTGGACCTGGTGGAATTCGATGGCAAGGCCAGCGAGGTCTGCCAGCGCAACGCGGACCTCGTCAATACCGTAGCGGGGCGCAAAGTGGTCACCGTGCACCGGTCCAAGGTTGAGTCCTTTCTTGAACGGACCCGCGAGGATGCCCGCTGGGACCTCGTGTTCCTCGATCCGCCCTACCCCCTGGATGAGCCGGCGCTGGCGGCAGTGCTCGCGAAGCTGTTGCCGCACCTGGCCGAGGGCGCCGTGGTGGTGGTGGAGCGTTCCTCCCGAACCCCCGAACCGTCCTGGCCCGCCGGGATGGAACGCTTCGCCGAACGGAAATACGGGGAAACCAGGCTCTGGTTCGCCGAACCCGGCGTGGAAGAAGAAGCGGAGGACTCTCCCGCGTCAGACCCGGAGCCGGAAACCGGGCGCGACAGCTAG
- a CDS encoding ATP-dependent DNA helicase RecG: MTAELVDLGSAELALPLERRIGKRSATVIEKHLGITTVGGLLNHFPRRYLDRGELTPISEVPLDEDVTLIARVLSSSTRPMRARRGSLTDVVITDDADTGTGLPGTLKVSFFNGFRAKAELQPGRRAMFTGKVTRYAGVLGLTNPDFQLLDEDPDVPGKDPEQLAAMPIPVYPATAKLSSWSIQKVVSTLLETAHLAILPDPLPADIAAREKFLPVAEAYRLIHAPEVTGDWQHARDRFRYQEALVLQSALARRRAQLAAEEATARRSVAAGLLTAFDAQLPFTLTAGQAAVGKTLATELAQDSPMNRLLQGEVGSGKTIVALRAMLQVVDAGGQAALLAPTEVLAAQHFDSIRRTLGPLSRDGLLGGFGSEAVQVTLLTGSMPTAARKQAMLDAASGTAGIIIGTHALLSDNVSFYDLGLIVVDEQHRFGVEQRDVLRSKANKPPHLLVMTATPIPRTVAMTVFGDLETSVLDELPAGRAPITTHVVGLAEHPAWAPRIWTRSREEIDAGHQVYIVCPKIGSDDDGDFSPGEAEPTDADLAETGTRELASVTGVVEQLRDEPALAGVPLAPLHGRQDPALKTETMASFTANQTKLLVSTTVIEVGVDVHNATLMVILDADRFGISQLHQLRGRVGRGGLPGTCLLVTTLEPGHPSRRRLDAVAATTDGFELSQEDLKLRREGDILGASQSGGRSTLKLLRVLEHGDLIARARQDAQAIVGGDPTLGAHPALAAAIDEYLNPEKEAFLERG, encoded by the coding sequence ATGACCGCTGAACTTGTAGACCTCGGCAGCGCCGAACTGGCACTGCCCCTGGAGCGGCGGATCGGCAAACGATCCGCGACGGTCATCGAAAAACACCTCGGCATCACAACGGTGGGCGGGCTCCTGAACCACTTTCCGCGGCGCTACCTGGACCGCGGTGAGCTCACCCCCATCAGCGAAGTGCCGCTGGATGAGGACGTCACCCTCATCGCCCGGGTGCTCTCCAGCAGTACCCGGCCCATGCGCGCCCGCCGCGGCTCGCTGACCGACGTCGTCATCACCGACGACGCCGACACCGGAACCGGCCTGCCGGGCACGCTGAAGGTGAGTTTCTTCAACGGGTTCCGGGCCAAGGCCGAACTGCAGCCGGGCCGGCGCGCCATGTTCACCGGCAAGGTCACCCGCTACGCCGGGGTCCTGGGGCTGACCAACCCCGACTTCCAGCTTTTGGACGAGGACCCGGACGTCCCCGGCAAGGATCCGGAACAGCTCGCCGCCATGCCCATCCCGGTCTATCCGGCCACCGCCAAGCTGAGCAGCTGGTCCATCCAGAAAGTCGTCTCCACCCTGCTGGAAACCGCGCACCTGGCCATTTTGCCCGACCCGCTGCCGGCGGACATCGCCGCCCGGGAGAAGTTCCTGCCGGTCGCCGAGGCCTACCGCCTCATTCATGCCCCGGAAGTCACGGGCGACTGGCAGCACGCCCGCGACCGGTTCCGCTACCAGGAAGCCCTGGTGCTCCAGTCCGCCCTGGCCCGGCGGCGGGCCCAGCTCGCGGCGGAGGAGGCCACCGCCCGCCGGTCCGTCGCCGCGGGCCTGCTGACGGCCTTCGACGCGCAGCTTCCGTTCACGCTCACCGCCGGCCAGGCCGCCGTCGGCAAGACCCTGGCCACCGAACTCGCCCAGGACTCGCCCATGAACCGGCTGCTGCAGGGCGAGGTCGGCTCCGGCAAGACCATCGTGGCCCTGCGCGCCATGCTGCAGGTGGTGGACGCCGGGGGACAAGCCGCCCTGCTGGCCCCCACCGAGGTCCTCGCCGCGCAGCACTTCGACTCGATCCGCCGCACCCTCGGCCCGCTCTCCCGCGACGGCCTCCTGGGCGGCTTCGGCTCCGAGGCCGTCCAGGTGACGCTGCTGACCGGTTCCATGCCCACTGCCGCCCGCAAGCAAGCCATGCTCGACGCCGCTTCCGGAACCGCCGGGATTATCATCGGCACCCACGCCCTGCTCAGCGACAATGTGTCCTTCTATGACCTGGGCCTGATCGTGGTCGATGAGCAGCACCGCTTCGGCGTGGAACAGCGCGATGTCCTGCGGTCCAAGGCCAACAAACCACCGCACCTGCTGGTCATGACCGCCACCCCCATCCCGCGGACCGTGGCGATGACCGTATTCGGCGACCTCGAAACCTCGGTCCTCGATGAACTGCCGGCCGGCCGGGCCCCGATCACCACCCACGTGGTGGGACTCGCCGAGCATCCGGCGTGGGCCCCGCGCATCTGGACCCGTTCCCGGGAAGAAATCGACGCCGGCCACCAGGTCTACATCGTCTGCCCCAAAATCGGCTCGGACGACGACGGTGACTTCAGTCCCGGCGAAGCCGAACCCACCGACGCCGACCTCGCGGAGACCGGAACCAGGGAACTCGCGTCCGTGACCGGCGTCGTGGAACAGCTCCGCGACGAACCGGCCCTGGCGGGGGTTCCCTTGGCGCCGCTGCACGGACGCCAGGATCCCGCGCTGAAGACCGAAACCATGGCCTCCTTCACCGCCAACCAGACCAAGCTCCTGGTCTCCACCACGGTGATCGAGGTGGGGGTGGACGTCCACAACGCCACGCTCATGGTGATCCTGGACGCGGACCGCTTCGGGATCTCCCAGCTCCACCAGCTCCGCGGCCGGGTGGGCCGCGGCGGGCTGCCGGGCACCTGCCTGCTCGTGACCACGCTGGAACCCGGCCACCCGAGCCGGCGGCGGCTTGACGCCGTCGCCGCCACCACCGACGGCTTCGAACTGTCCCAGGAAGACCTCAAGCTGCGCCGCGAAGGCGACATCCTGGGCGCCTCCCAGTCCGGCGGCCGCTCCACACTGAAACTGCTCCGGGTCCTGGAGCACGGAGACCTGATCGCCCGCGCCCGGCAAGACGCGCAGGCGATCGTCGGCGGCGACCCCACCCTGGGCGCCCACCCCGCCCTCGCCGCAGCGATCGATGAATACCTCAACCCGGAAAAGGAGGCGTTCCTTGAACGCGGTTAA
- a CDS encoding DAK2 domain-containing protein, whose product MKRWLGKAETTLGNHSDRLNAINIFPVADGDTGTNLYLTVRAAAQALHGLNTAALPQVGTDPTVHAFGPPNPAQHDVGATLARAGLAAMEQARGNSGTLFAVFLCAAAEPLAGHSRLSAPLLAAALNRAQLRAWSALSDPVPGTMLSVMEAAARAAAAVDSAHDGDDSNHTLGLALDAAVEAALAAVVRTEDQLEALHAAHVVDAGGVGMLLILDCLRSAVLGEELQDQLLDGLHGYDVQDPHIHAGMPRDEGVEVMCTISLSPLDAAMMRQRLDEMGESVIMSQVGGAADAAGAYRWRVHVHVPDAKPAVALIRSLGEPTDISVTELAVPDAEPSSAELNSAEPRSVGDREPAGQVFDGHDR is encoded by the coding sequence ATGAAGCGGTGGTTGGGCAAGGCAGAAACAACGCTTGGAAACCACAGCGACCGCCTGAACGCCATCAACATCTTCCCGGTGGCCGACGGCGACACCGGCACCAACCTCTACCTCACTGTCCGCGCCGCTGCCCAGGCACTCCACGGGCTCAACACTGCAGCGCTGCCGCAGGTCGGCACGGATCCCACGGTTCATGCTTTTGGTCCGCCCAATCCGGCCCAGCACGACGTCGGCGCCACCCTGGCCCGCGCCGGCCTGGCCGCCATGGAGCAGGCCCGCGGCAACTCCGGCACCTTGTTTGCCGTGTTCCTGTGCGCCGCCGCCGAGCCCCTCGCCGGCCACTCCCGGCTGAGCGCGCCGCTGCTGGCCGCCGCCCTGAACCGGGCCCAGCTCCGCGCCTGGTCCGCGCTGAGCGACCCGGTGCCCGGCACCATGCTTTCGGTGATGGAAGCCGCAGCCCGCGCGGCGGCGGCCGTGGACTCCGCGCACGACGGCGACGACAGCAACCACACCCTGGGCCTGGCCCTCGACGCCGCCGTGGAAGCGGCCCTCGCGGCCGTGGTGCGCACCGAAGACCAGCTGGAAGCCCTGCACGCCGCCCACGTGGTGGACGCCGGCGGCGTCGGGATGCTGCTGATCCTTGACTGCCTCCGCTCCGCCGTCCTCGGCGAGGAACTCCAGGACCAGCTGCTGGACGGACTGCACGGCTACGACGTCCAGGACCCGCACATCCACGCGGGCATGCCGCGGGATGAAGGCGTGGAAGTCATGTGCACCATTTCGCTGTCACCGCTCGACGCCGCCATGATGCGCCAGCGGCTCGATGAGATGGGCGAGTCCGTCATCATGAGCCAGGTGGGCGGCGCCGCCGACGCCGCCGGGGCCTACCGGTGGCGGGTCCACGTCCATGTGCCGGACGCCAAGCCGGCCGTGGCCTTGATCCGCTCCCTCGGCGAACCCACAGACATCAGCGTCACCGAACTCGCCGTGCCGGACGCCGAACCCTCCAGCGCCGAACTGAACAGCGCCGAACCCCGAAGCGTCGGGGACCGTGAACCCGCAGGACAGGTCTTCGACGGACATGACCGCTGA
- a CDS encoding thiamine-phosphate kinase: protein MTVEELSESQLLERIFPRLHYGQEHNPSLLLGPGDDAAIVAAPDGRVVLSIDTQVVDQDFRLEWSNGYRTTGYDVGWKAAAQNLSDINAMGARATSLVVSLTMPGDTRVAWVEDFADGLSAGIRELGAPDCAVAGGDLGRGRELAVSVAIVGTLDGAAAVLRSGARPGDTLALAGTVGRAAAGLALLESPAPVAELSAGQRALLDTQCRPQPPLAAGPSARDAGATALMDISDGLVRDATRMAAASHAVLDLDPAPLQELAGPLRSAAALLGADPLAWVLGGGEDHGLLATFPPGVQLPSGFTAIGSVKAPASTDGAGVTIAGRPADTVGWDHFAD, encoded by the coding sequence CTGACCGTCGAGGAGCTCTCCGAATCCCAGCTCCTGGAGCGGATCTTTCCGCGCCTTCACTACGGCCAGGAGCACAACCCCTCCCTGCTGCTGGGTCCGGGGGACGACGCCGCCATCGTGGCCGCGCCGGACGGCCGGGTGGTGCTCAGCATCGACACCCAGGTGGTGGACCAGGACTTCCGCCTGGAGTGGAGCAACGGCTACCGGACCACAGGGTACGACGTCGGCTGGAAAGCCGCCGCGCAGAACCTCAGCGACATCAACGCCATGGGAGCCCGCGCCACCTCGCTGGTGGTCAGCCTGACGATGCCCGGGGACACCCGGGTGGCCTGGGTGGAGGACTTCGCCGACGGACTCAGCGCCGGCATCCGGGAACTCGGCGCCCCTGACTGCGCCGTGGCCGGCGGCGACCTGGGCCGGGGCCGCGAGCTCGCGGTCAGCGTCGCGATTGTCGGAACCCTCGACGGTGCGGCGGCGGTGCTGCGCTCCGGTGCCCGGCCGGGGGACACCCTGGCGCTCGCCGGCACGGTGGGACGCGCCGCGGCAGGCCTGGCGCTACTGGAATCGCCAGCCCCGGTGGCGGAGCTGAGCGCCGGGCAACGCGCCCTCCTGGACACGCAGTGCCGGCCACAGCCCCCGCTCGCGGCAGGGCCGTCGGCCCGGGACGCCGGCGCCACCGCGCTGATGGACATTTCCGATGGGCTGGTCCGCGACGCCACCCGGATGGCGGCCGCCAGCCACGCCGTCCTGGACCTGGACCCGGCGCCGCTGCAGGAGCTCGCCGGTCCGCTCCGCTCCGCCGCTGCTCTCTTGGGCGCAGACCCGCTGGCCTGGGTGCTGGGCGGCGGGGAGGACCACGGACTGCTGGCCACATTCCCGCCGGGTGTTCAGCTGCCTTCAGGTTTCACTGCGATAGGCTCGGTGAAGGCCCCCGCCTCAACGGACGGCGCGGGCGTCACCATAGCGGGCAGGCCCGCTGACACTGTGGGATGGGATCACTTTGCAGACTAA
- a CDS encoding YdcF family protein: protein MPLPLPALTARGKRLMAWISGAVLLWLVLAFQLFVNVDPLSVHRTDVVIMLGGAADERLPVAEEMQRDYGVPVLVLSHTDTPGNAAADAACNSSASPSVRLLCFRPGEYDTRGEARAIGRIAKANGWKSITVVTSSYHVARAQRLMQQCTTAEVQMVNSHPELSLGQWLRRFVIETGGLMDVSLRPECASMHSGM from the coding sequence ATGCCCCTGCCGCTGCCCGCCCTGACCGCCCGGGGCAAGCGGCTCATGGCCTGGATATCCGGGGCCGTGCTCCTCTGGCTGGTCCTGGCGTTCCAGCTTTTCGTCAACGTGGACCCGCTGAGCGTGCACCGGACCGACGTCGTCATCATGCTCGGCGGCGCGGCAGATGAGCGGCTGCCGGTGGCGGAGGAAATGCAGCGCGACTACGGTGTTCCCGTCCTGGTCCTGTCCCACACGGACACTCCCGGCAACGCCGCGGCCGACGCCGCCTGCAACTCCTCCGCGTCCCCCAGTGTCCGGCTCCTGTGTTTTCGTCCGGGTGAGTACGACACCCGGGGCGAGGCGCGCGCCATCGGCAGAATCGCCAAGGCCAACGGCTGGAAATCCATCACCGTGGTGACCTCCAGCTATCACGTGGCCCGGGCGCAGCGGCTGATGCAGCAATGCACGACCGCGGAGGTCCAGATGGTGAACTCCCACCCCGAGCTGAGCCTGGGACAGTGGCTGCGGCGGTTCGTGATCGAAACCGGAGGCCTGATGGACGTGTCGCTGCGGCCCGAATGCGCGAGTATGCATTCGGGAATGTAA
- the wecB gene encoding UDP-N-acetylglucosamine 2-epimerase (non-hydrolyzing) has product MHSIMPIFGTRPEAVKMAPIISELQKSPLFRCVVTVTGQHRTMLDQVNELFGIVPDHDLNILQPGQSLSAIMTRTIDGLEKLFVEDTPDAILVQGDTTTSTAAAIAAFYHGIPVIHVEAGLRSGDLFSPFPEEANRKITSQIASLHLAPTCVSRANLLAEGIPPENIVVTGNTVIDALLTTVGKKVPFANLQLEELAASGRKILLVTTHRRENQGAAMRGVGRALARIADAEPDLVTILPVHRNPVVREALLPALEGRPNIIVVEPLAYGEFTRLLSLAHVVLTDSGGVQEEAPSLGKPVLVMRDNTERPEAVDAGTVTLIGTDEERIFKEVERLLHDQDHYESMANAVNPYGDGLAAARTVAAVGALLGVGRRIADFSGS; this is encoded by the coding sequence TTGCATAGCATCATGCCAATCTTTGGTACCAGACCGGAGGCCGTCAAGATGGCTCCGATCATCAGCGAACTCCAAAAGTCCCCGCTGTTCCGCTGCGTTGTTACCGTCACTGGACAGCATCGGACGATGCTGGACCAGGTCAATGAACTCTTCGGTATTGTTCCGGACCATGATCTGAACATCCTTCAACCAGGCCAGTCGCTTTCGGCCATCATGACCAGGACCATCGACGGGCTGGAGAAGCTGTTCGTTGAGGACACACCGGATGCCATTCTTGTTCAAGGGGATACGACGACGTCTACTGCGGCCGCAATCGCGGCTTTTTACCATGGGATTCCGGTGATTCACGTGGAAGCAGGACTTCGCAGCGGCGATCTCTTTTCTCCATTTCCGGAGGAAGCTAACCGCAAGATCACAAGCCAGATTGCGAGCCTCCACCTCGCGCCCACCTGTGTCAGCAGGGCTAATCTCCTCGCCGAGGGGATCCCGCCTGAGAACATCGTAGTGACCGGAAATACCGTCATCGATGCGTTGCTGACCACAGTCGGCAAAAAGGTTCCTTTCGCTAACCTGCAGCTGGAGGAACTCGCCGCCAGCGGCCGCAAAATTCTGCTGGTGACGACCCACCGCCGCGAAAACCAGGGAGCCGCCATGCGCGGCGTGGGACGGGCCCTGGCTCGGATCGCAGACGCCGAACCTGACCTGGTGACGATCTTGCCGGTGCACAGGAATCCTGTGGTACGCGAAGCCTTGCTGCCTGCCCTCGAAGGCCGGCCGAATATCATCGTCGTCGAGCCGCTGGCCTACGGCGAGTTCACTCGGCTGCTCTCGCTGGCCCACGTCGTCTTGACCGATTCGGGCGGAGTTCAGGAAGAAGCTCCCAGTCTCGGTAAACCGGTTCTGGTGATGCGGGACAACACCGAACGACCTGAGGCGGTCGATGCCGGAACAGTGACGCTGATCGGCACGGACGAAGAGAGAATCTTCAAGGAAGTTGAACGCCTGCTGCACGACCAGGATCACTATGAGTCCATGGCGAATGCGGTGAATCCTTATGGTGACGGCCTCGCCGCAGCGCGGACCGTGGCCGCCGTCGGAGCACTTCTCGGCGTTGGTCGCCGGATAGCAGACTTCAGCGGGTCGTAG